In Mytilus galloprovincialis chromosome 1, xbMytGall1.hap1.1, whole genome shotgun sequence, the following are encoded in one genomic region:
- the LOC143052870 gene encoding uncharacterized protein LOC143052870 produces MSGSVRKKTRLRQAVARQESIREEPKKAQWSNQEYTTEEILKQFSLPQIVKCNQDSVRIRSDSPLPINFGNPLVFYDKRTVRKLLAKNIGIDAVSNKYHEINDTIVIPADYEGLFLRLQSRTCKDNTCFRSIEAMAKNNVRAFLNMTKFTAFRIGENVTTNDYTKVDYTPGSVFIVDSVCTGTSRTRKDVVQHSYLKCKDEKDVQILIPFHHPGEFSEVLANNNRMSVNSEYLIANQKFPMVVRFISSKQKPRLKSFSGLFTLIDSFEESTVIGCVLNPSGFTMFELPVSSPLSFHLALNNQEMNQHPVVKNALKLCEAKNKLYAKDMKYKFKFVHRIGEKCSIVPEEEEDDDPKSALDSARFGVTITYLYI; encoded by the exons ATGTCGGGATCTGTAAGGAAGAAGACTCGCTTACGCCAAGCGGTGGCTAGACAAGAAAGTATTCGCGAGGAGCCTAAGAAAGCGCAATGGAGCAACCAGGAGTATACAACAGAAGAGATATTAAAACAGTTTAGTTTACCTCAGATTGTGAAATGTAACCAGGATTCTGTTAGGATTCGATCTGACTCTCCATTGCCTATAAACTTTGGCAACCCACTGGTCTTTTATGACAAAAGAACCGTTCGGAAACTGCTGGCTAAAAATATTGGTATTGATGCAGTGTCAAACAAATACCACGAGATTAATGACACTATTGTTATACCTGCTGATTATGAAG GTTTATTTCTAAGACTGCAGTCAAGAACCTGCAAAGATAATACATGCTTCAGGAGTATTGaagcaatggctaaaaataatgTGCGAGCGTTCCTAAATATGACAAAATTTACAGCCTTTCGCATTGGTGAAAATGTTACCACGAACGATTATACCAAAGTAGATTACACTCCTGGTAGCGTGTTCATCGTCGATAGTGTTTGTACTGGAACTTCAAGGACAAGAAAGGATGTTGTTCAACACAGTTATCTCAAATGTAAGGATGAGAAGGATGTTCAGATTCTTATACCCTTCCATCATCCTGGGGAATTTTCTGAGGTGTTGGCAAACAATAACAGAATGTCTGTCAACAGTGAATATCTGATTGCAAATCAAAAGTTTCCCATGGTAGTGCGTTTCATAAGTAGTAAACAAAAGCCTAGACTGAAATCTTTTTCTGGATTATTCACTCTCATAGACTCGTTTGAAGAATCAACTGTGATTGGATGTGTTTTAAATCCATCAGGATTTACCATGTTTGAATTGCCTGTATCTTCACCGTTGTCATTCCATTTAGCATTAAACAATCAGGAAATGAACCAGCATCCTGTGGTCAAAAATGCACTGAAATTGTGCGAGGCCAAAAATAAACTATATGCAAAAGACATGAAGTACAAGTTTAAATTTGTCCATAGAATTGGAGAGAAATGTTCCATCGTACCAGAAGAGGAAGAAGATGACGACCCAAAAAGTGCTCTAGATAGCGCTAGATTCGGTGTTACCATAACTTATCTGTATATTTGA
- the LOC143052867 gene encoding uncharacterized protein LOC143052867: MEEDEHYGTERVIKIRKFKGGKRRLQSSNKVIDFKWSSHSYTLNHITNNFRLPCAVKCSVESCSLDWNLLHFDLSQPLLLHSHRSAKKVKAAVMKLDSKKGELQETGRYVVIPQDYNGWFTLLNDPKEKYLPDTTLESVAQKDTDQVLVANSISCLCLTDSEQGEKQSVRKQISSGEILQIKRTDTAGSLTKRSPPSRYLVCTDEKDKDMYLPISQNGKFYKVNKLVTNDGLFQIKDVLDNRSHLPMNIRHVIGEVPLFSSEYSCYLKCDDIIEEETALASTMDDDLLLLELQIKTPMKFYIALNEAVMKQCDFYSDAFQNCETEGEDYIRGIKFSFTLSPESYSVCNSLRSLQDDDSMTESYYGTDSDLEEEDAQSEFSITWDPKNTGHSEKAEIKHVPKIFNSSINSPKTEDNVRQWNEEPETV; this comes from the exons ATGGAGGAAGATGAACATTACGGTACCGAAAGAGTGATAAAAATCAGAAAATTCAAAGGAGGCAAGCGAAGATTACAATCATCCAACAAAGTAATAGACTTCAAATGGAGTTCACATTCTTATACTTTGAATCACATTACAAATAACTTTCGACTTCCTTGTGCCGTCAAGTGCAGTGTCGAGTCCTGTAGTCTAGATTGGAATCTGTTACACTTTGACTTATCTCAGCCTTTGTTGCTTCATAGTCACAGATCAGCAAAGAAGGTGAAAGCTGCTGTGATGAAGCTAGACTCCAAGAAAGGAGAACTTCAGGAGACTGGCAGATATGTTGTTATACCGCAGGACTATAATG GTTGGTTTACTTTATTGAATGACCCTAAAGAGAAATACCTACCTGATACCACGCTAGAGTCAGTGGCACAAAAGGATACCGACCAAGTTCTGGTAGCAAACAGTATCAGTTGTTTGTGTTTAACAGACAGTGAACAAGGAGAAAAACAGTCAGTAAGAAAACAAATATCTTCTGGTGAAATTCTGCAAATAAAACGAACGGATACTGCGGGATCTTTAACGAAAAGATCCCCGCCTTCCAGATATTTAGTTTGCACAGATGAAAAAGACAAGGACATGTATTTACCGATATCACAAAATGGAAAATTTTACAAAGTTAACAAATTGGTAACAAATGATGGATTATTTCAAATTAAAGACGTCTTAGACAATCGATCTCATTTACCAATGAACATTCGACATGTAATAGGAGAAGTTCCGTTATTTTCTTCTGAATATTCCTGTTACCTGAAATGTGATGACATTATTGAGGAAGAAACTGCACTTGCTTCTACAATGGATGACGATTTATTACTTCTTGAATTGCAAATCAAAACTCCTATGAAATTTTACATTGCTTTAAACGAAGCTGTTATGAAGCAGTGTGACTTTTATTCAGATGCATTCCAAAACTGTGAAACGGAAGGTGAAGACTATATTCGGGGTATCAAATTTTCATTCACACTTTCTCCGGAGTCGTACTCTGTGTGTAATTCCCTCCGTTCACTGCAAGACGATGATTCTATGACGGAATCTTACTATGGTACTGACAGTGACTTGGAAGAAGAAGATGCACAATCTGAATTCTCTATAACATGGGATCCGAAAAACACGGGACATTCTGAAAAAGCAGAAATAAAGCACGTGCCTAAAATATTTAACAGCAGTATTAACAGTCCAAAGACTGAAGACAATGTACGGCAATGGAACGAAGAACCTGAAACGGTGTAA